In the genome of Phycisphaerae bacterium RAS1, one region contains:
- a CDS encoding transcriptional regulator NrdR — MSKKNAKTPPSWGRPNYGLECRECGCKEFFTLETRPIWNGRIRRRRECRHCGKRVTTLEVRVS, encoded by the coding sequence ATGAGCAAAAAGAACGCCAAAACCCCGCCGAGCTGGGGCCGACCCAACTACGGGCTGGAGTGTCGCGAATGCGGTTGCAAGGAGTTCTTCACGCTGGAAACGCGGCCGATCTGGAACGGCCGCATCCGCCGCCGGCGCGAATGCCGGCACTGCGGCAAGCGCGTGACGACGCTGGAAGTGAGGGTGAGCTGA
- a CDS encoding Phage portal protein, lambda family → MIQWLRTILAGRRLAHESDAGRVRARYDAARTTGENARHWANADGLSASAAANPEVLATIRNRARHEVANNAYVDGTLQTICADVVGRTPVLQMRTGDDAVDALVEQQVGALLGEINIGEKLRLMLEAQIAAGECFAQISRNPRLRSAVKLDLAIIEADQIATPDRRGLDDSRQQVDGIRFDRWGNPVEYHVLKQHPGDLGLGLIGLHEYDRVDAQWMVHLFRPRRPGQRRGVSRLASSLQLSAQRRSMRASVVSAARKVAGMGAITIETQLSAEEAEPPPEFETLDIEDGMMTVLPAGATARQLAPTQPGTTFGDFDDRLIREQARSVNAPFAIAAGDSSKSNYASGRLDFQAYDRCNEIDRADLERKVLDRLLLKWIEWAVQIEGYLPYRAKRLLSVVPMPGHAWLWREREHVDPVKGAEARRIRLATRQSTLSDELAAEGKDLEAHVAQLRRESNLLAEAGLANQAPLAGPQIVAALEVLNRLQTQSLAKAAAIELLVMLGLPRDRAEKMAAARVPAPRSDAPDDESDDRAAPPGLARPHRNGNRLTEAWR, encoded by the coding sequence GTGATCCAGTGGCTGCGCACCATTTTGGCCGGCAGGCGGTTGGCGCACGAGAGCGATGCCGGACGCGTGCGCGCCAGGTATGACGCGGCCCGCACGACCGGTGAGAACGCGCGGCACTGGGCCAACGCCGACGGCCTGTCCGCCAGCGCGGCCGCTAACCCTGAAGTTCTGGCGACGATTCGCAACCGGGCGCGGCACGAGGTCGCCAACAATGCCTACGTCGACGGCACGCTGCAGACGATCTGTGCCGACGTGGTGGGGCGCACGCCGGTGTTGCAGATGCGGACCGGCGATGACGCGGTCGACGCATTGGTCGAGCAGCAGGTCGGCGCGCTCTTGGGCGAAATCAACATCGGCGAAAAACTGCGGCTGATGCTCGAGGCCCAGATCGCCGCGGGCGAGTGCTTCGCGCAGATCTCGCGGAACCCGAGGCTGCGCAGCGCGGTCAAGCTGGACCTGGCGATCATCGAGGCCGATCAGATCGCGACGCCCGACCGGCGCGGCCTGGATGACAGCCGCCAGCAGGTGGACGGTATCCGCTTCGATCGCTGGGGCAACCCGGTCGAGTACCACGTTCTGAAGCAGCATCCGGGGGACCTGGGCCTGGGGCTGATCGGCTTGCACGAGTATGACCGGGTCGATGCCCAGTGGATGGTCCATCTCTTTCGTCCGCGGCGCCCGGGTCAGCGGCGCGGCGTATCGCGCCTGGCCAGTTCACTGCAACTCTCGGCCCAGAGGCGTTCGATGCGCGCCTCGGTCGTCTCGGCCGCCCGCAAGGTGGCTGGCATGGGGGCGATCACGATCGAGACGCAGCTGAGCGCCGAGGAAGCCGAGCCGCCGCCGGAGTTTGAGACCCTGGACATCGAGGACGGCATGATGACCGTCCTGCCGGCCGGCGCGACCGCCCGGCAACTGGCGCCGACGCAGCCGGGTACGACCTTCGGCGACTTCGACGACCGGCTGATTCGCGAGCAGGCCCGTTCGGTCAACGCACCCTTCGCGATTGCGGCCGGCGACAGCTCCAAGTCCAACTACGCCTCGGGCCGACTGGATTTTCAGGCCTACGACCGCTGCAACGAGATCGACCGGGCCGACCTCGAGCGCAAGGTGCTCGATCGCCTGCTGCTCAAGTGGATCGAGTGGGCGGTACAGATCGAGGGCTACCTGCCCTACCGCGCCAAGCGTCTGCTGAGCGTGGTTCCCATGCCCGGTCACGCCTGGCTGTGGCGCGAGCGCGAGCATGTCGACCCGGTCAAGGGCGCTGAAGCGCGGCGCATTCGGCTGGCGACGCGGCAGTCGACGCTCTCCGACGAGTTGGCGGCCGAGGGCAAGGATCTCGAGGCGCACGTCGCCCAACTGCGGCGCGAGTCCAATCTGCTGGCGGAAGCGGGGCTGGCCAACCAGGCGCCGCTGGCCGGGCCGCAGATCGTCGCCGCGCTCGAAGTGCTCAATCGCTTGCAGACCCAGTCGCTGGCCAAGGCCGCCGCGATCGAACTGCTGGTGATGCTCGGGCTTCCGCGCGATCGGGCCGAAAAAATGGCGGCGGCGCGTGTGCCCGCGCCGCGCAGCGACGCGCCTGACGATGAATCCGACGACCGCGCTGCGCCGCCTGGGCTAGCTCGGCCGCACCGCAACGGCAACCGGTTAACGGAGGCGTGGCGATGA
- a CDS encoding Phage major tail protein 2, whose translation MPTYKLGSEGKAYYNSSGIGGGGSWVEMANFRNGSFDLSAESADLSTRATGGFKALVPAQLVLKFSWEMVVDSADAAYAAIRAAAFARSTLGLRFLDPSEGPQADVFISKFERNEDLTEGMKVSVEAEVVYSSTPPSWYP comes from the coding sequence ATGCCGACCTACAAGCTCGGTTCCGAAGGAAAGGCCTACTACAACAGCAGCGGCATCGGCGGCGGCGGTTCGTGGGTCGAAATGGCCAACTTTCGCAACGGCTCGTTCGACCTAAGTGCCGAGTCGGCCGATCTGAGCACCCGCGCCACGGGCGGTTTTAAAGCGCTGGTTCCGGCGCAGCTGGTGTTGAAGTTCAGTTGGGAAATGGTGGTCGATTCGGCTGACGCCGCCTATGCGGCGATTCGCGCCGCGGCGTTCGCCCGCTCCACGCTCGGACTGCGCTTTCTCGACCCGAGCGAGGGCCCGCAGGCGGATGTCTTTATCTCGAAGTTCGAGCGCAACGAGGATCTGACCGAGGGCATGAAGGTCTCGGTCGAGGCGGAGGTGGTCTACTCGAGCACGCCGCCGAGTTGGTATCCGTAG
- a CDS encoding Mu-like prophage major head subunit gpT: protein MRFEQRASRRASECRRFGAAPASTGRFTADVTATITAAAADGKQPRFSATVYNGGVIRPHWTYGDKCVIDIAGAVFAEPIAALLDHDPEKIVGQSQAVTSDGQSIQVDGIVTGDWKDKEDPAGKVALHAGNGFVWKASVGGAYERVEFIEAGGTIELNGRTIAGPMHVIRACVINEFSFLSCAADGTTSARVAAAAAKEMRVDFHDWLKAKGFDPTHLNPEARDALLKAFNTEQSELKAKAAAGGNGAAPPNDPLALIEARNSRHASIREEARKFAERNGKDNDGVVSQVRAAMNCALVEDWTLERFKCHLYESLGAPEPPQTRLRGGSGRDDALSDTLLEAGLCLSLKLKDIDKRFSAQTLDLAERRWRHGLGLGQLLEFVARANSGGGSDEFSHKNPGPLLKALFAPHQNQSRFAAGPSTYDISGILSNTLNKAVVQYFLTEEDQAWSQIAAIKRVSDFKSMDSYSLQGDFQYKKVEPGGKLKDANFGEKKYSIKADTFGRLVGITRQDIINDNLGALDDLARFLGLGGIDALNDVFWTEFLDNASFFAAGNGNYISGADTALSLASLETAHTKFRKQTRPDGKPFNATPRLLLVPTELEVTANNLMDSGSVVVAGTTDLKIASGNAFKGKFAVVSSSYMSSSGFSGNSTTKWYLLADPMRTPVIAVCFLDGRDRPTIQSAMADFDELGIKVRGFFDFGVAKQEFRGGVAAKGAA from the coding sequence ATGAGGTTCGAGCAGCGAGCGTCGCGTCGCGCGTCGGAATGCCGGCGCTTCGGTGCCGCGCCGGCCTCGACCGGCCGATTCACCGCCGACGTGACCGCGACGATTACGGCTGCTGCGGCCGACGGCAAACAGCCGCGCTTTTCGGCCACGGTTTACAACGGCGGCGTGATCCGGCCGCACTGGACCTACGGCGACAAGTGCGTCATCGACATTGCCGGGGCGGTCTTCGCCGAGCCGATCGCGGCGCTGCTCGATCACGATCCGGAAAAGATCGTCGGGCAATCGCAAGCGGTCACCAGCGACGGCCAATCGATCCAGGTCGATGGCATCGTGACCGGGGACTGGAAGGACAAGGAGGATCCGGCCGGCAAGGTGGCGCTGCACGCCGGCAACGGGTTTGTCTGGAAGGCCTCCGTGGGCGGCGCCTATGAGCGGGTCGAGTTCATCGAGGCGGGCGGCACGATCGAGCTGAACGGCCGAACCATCGCGGGGCCGATGCATGTCATCCGCGCCTGCGTCATCAACGAGTTTTCGTTTCTGTCATGCGCGGCCGACGGCACGACCTCGGCCCGCGTTGCGGCCGCGGCCGCGAAGGAGATGCGCGTGGATTTCCACGACTGGCTGAAGGCCAAGGGTTTTGATCCGACCCATCTGAACCCCGAGGCGCGCGACGCGCTGCTGAAGGCGTTCAACACCGAGCAGTCCGAGTTGAAGGCCAAGGCGGCCGCCGGCGGGAATGGCGCCGCGCCGCCCAACGACCCGCTGGCGCTGATCGAGGCCCGCAATAGCCGGCATGCGTCCATCCGCGAGGAAGCGCGGAAGTTCGCCGAGCGCAACGGGAAAGACAACGACGGCGTGGTCTCGCAGGTTCGCGCGGCGATGAACTGCGCCCTGGTCGAGGATTGGACGCTGGAGCGCTTCAAGTGCCACCTGTACGAGTCGCTGGGCGCCCCCGAGCCGCCCCAGACGCGCCTGCGCGGCGGCAGCGGCCGGGACGACGCGCTCAGCGACACGCTGCTCGAAGCCGGCCTGTGCCTGTCGCTCAAGCTCAAGGACATCGACAAGCGCTTCAGCGCCCAGACGCTCGATCTGGCCGAGCGCCGCTGGCGGCACGGCCTGGGACTCGGGCAGTTGCTCGAGTTCGTGGCGCGCGCCAACAGCGGCGGCGGCAGCGACGAGTTCAGCCACAAGAACCCCGGGCCGCTGCTCAAGGCGCTGTTTGCACCGCACCAGAACCAGAGCCGATTCGCCGCGGGTCCCTCGACCTACGACATCTCCGGAATCCTCTCGAATACGCTCAACAAGGCGGTGGTGCAGTACTTCCTGACCGAAGAGGATCAGGCCTGGAGCCAGATCGCGGCCATCAAGCGCGTCAGCGACTTCAAGTCGATGGACTCCTACAGTCTGCAGGGCGACTTCCAGTACAAAAAGGTGGAGCCCGGCGGCAAGCTGAAGGACGCTAACTTCGGCGAGAAGAAGTACAGCATCAAGGCCGACACGTTTGGCCGGTTGGTCGGGATCACCCGCCAGGACATCATCAACGACAATCTCGGCGCGCTGGATGACCTGGCCCGTTTCCTGGGCCTGGGCGGAATCGACGCGCTCAACGACGTGTTCTGGACGGAGTTCCTCGACAATGCGTCCTTCTTCGCCGCCGGCAACGGCAACTACATCAGCGGCGCCGATACGGCCCTGTCGCTGGCGTCGCTGGAGACGGCCCACACCAAGTTCCGCAAGCAGACCCGCCCGGACGGCAAACCCTTCAACGCCACGCCGCGGCTGCTGCTGGTGCCGACCGAGCTGGAAGTCACGGCCAACAACCTGATGGACTCCGGTTCCGTGGTGGTCGCCGGCACGACCGACCTGAAGATCGCCTCGGGCAATGCCTTCAAGGGCAAGTTCGCGGTCGTCTCCAGTTCCTACATGAGCAGCAGCGGGTTCAGCGGCAATTCGACGACCAAGTGGTACCTGCTGGCGGACCCGATGCGCACGCCGGTGATCGCGGTCTGCTTTCTGGACGGCCGCGACCGGCCGACGATCCAGTCGGCGATGGCGGACTTCGACGAACTGGGCATCAAAGTGCGCGGCTTCTTCGACTTCGGCGTCGCCAAGCAGGAATTCCGCGGCGGCGTGGCTGCCAAGGGCGCAGCGTAA
- a CDS encoding Phage terminase large subunit (GpA) has translation MKIDPRKLKPGELVRLLNSTPLGEVLSERQLHRHRSRAGFRIGDGRTVDLLRYVAWLVLERHRPRPEPTGLTGYEAMKERAARRNRELALLGRDIGQPPAVANPDRRARAQRDFRFFCEGYFPQTFHLPWSPDHLKVVAKIEQAVLEGGLFAMAMPRGSGKTSLCETACLWALAYGHREYVALIGSDEEHAANMLDSIKVELETNDALLDDFPEVVYPIRALEGIHQRAAGQLCQGKQTYIGWTAKEIVLPTMPGSRASGSIMSVAGITGRIRGMKHKRVDGTSVRPSLVLIDDPQTDESARSPSQCITRERILSGAILGLAGPGRKIAGLMTLTVVRPDDLADRILDREKHPQWQGQRTKMVYSFPTSEALWAGYADLWRAGMRAERGIAEATEFYRARREAMDAGAVVAWPQRHHPDELSAVQHAMNLRLDRGDAAFWAEYQNEPLPEVVYDGDLLTPDDVCRKLNNRKRYEIPQACTTLTAFIDVQDKALYYVVVAWAAGFDGYVVDYGTEPGQKEAYFTLRDVRRTLARAAPGAGPEGAIYAGLERLTAALIGRDWSGDGGAALTIDRLLIDANWGETTDLVKRFCRQCAHPGVVMPSHGRFVGASSVPFHEYTLRPGEKAGENWRIPPPKVRGIARHVAFDANYWKTMVHRRLRTALGDRGCLSLWGTQPERHRMFAEHVTAETPVRVSGRGRTVEEWKQRPGADNHLFDCLVGCAVAASMEGIALREIGDERPQKQPRSWAALQQAARRRREAPA, from the coding sequence GTGAAGATTGACCCGCGCAAACTGAAGCCCGGCGAGCTCGTGCGGCTGCTGAACTCCACGCCGCTCGGCGAGGTGCTCAGCGAGCGGCAGTTGCACCGCCATCGCTCGCGCGCGGGCTTTCGTATCGGCGACGGGCGGACGGTGGACCTGCTGCGCTACGTCGCGTGGCTGGTGCTCGAGCGGCATCGCCCGCGTCCTGAACCCACGGGGCTGACCGGTTACGAGGCGATGAAGGAGCGGGCGGCGCGGCGCAACCGCGAATTGGCGCTGCTCGGCCGCGACATCGGCCAGCCGCCCGCGGTCGCGAACCCGGATCGGCGAGCGCGGGCCCAGCGCGACTTCCGCTTCTTCTGTGAGGGCTACTTTCCGCAGACGTTTCACTTGCCGTGGTCGCCGGACCATCTGAAGGTCGTGGCCAAGATCGAGCAGGCGGTGCTGGAGGGCGGGCTGTTCGCGATGGCCATGCCGCGCGGCTCGGGCAAGACCTCGCTGTGCGAGACGGCCTGCCTCTGGGCGCTTGCCTACGGACATCGTGAGTACGTGGCGCTGATCGGCAGCGACGAAGAACACGCTGCCAACATGCTCGATTCGATCAAGGTGGAGCTGGAGACCAACGACGCGCTGCTGGATGATTTTCCGGAGGTGGTCTACCCCATTCGCGCGCTGGAGGGGATTCACCAGCGCGCCGCCGGCCAGTTGTGTCAGGGCAAGCAGACCTACATCGGCTGGACGGCCAAGGAGATCGTGCTGCCCACAATGCCCGGCAGCCGCGCCAGCGGCTCGATCATGAGCGTGGCCGGAATCACCGGCCGCATCCGTGGCATGAAGCACAAACGCGTGGACGGCACATCGGTACGGCCGTCGCTCGTGCTGATCGACGATCCGCAGACGGATGAATCAGCGCGCTCACCATCGCAGTGCATAACGCGCGAGCGAATTCTCTCGGGCGCGATCCTGGGCCTGGCCGGGCCCGGGCGAAAGATCGCCGGTCTGATGACGCTGACGGTCGTTCGCCCTGACGACTTGGCCGATCGCATCCTCGACCGCGAGAAACACCCGCAGTGGCAGGGGCAGCGCACGAAGATGGTCTACTCGTTTCCGACGAGCGAGGCGCTCTGGGCCGGCTATGCCGACCTGTGGCGCGCTGGGATGCGCGCCGAGCGCGGCATCGCCGAGGCCACCGAGTTCTACCGCGCTCGTCGCGAGGCGATGGACGCCGGGGCTGTCGTCGCCTGGCCGCAGCGTCATCATCCGGATGAACTCTCCGCCGTACAGCATGCCATGAACCTGCGGCTCGACCGCGGCGACGCGGCTTTCTGGGCCGAGTATCAGAACGAGCCGCTGCCCGAGGTGGTGTACGACGGCGACTTGCTGACGCCCGATGACGTGTGTCGCAAGCTGAACAACCGCAAGCGCTACGAGATTCCGCAGGCCTGCACGACGCTGACGGCGTTCATCGACGTGCAGGACAAGGCCCTTTATTACGTAGTGGTGGCCTGGGCCGCGGGTTTTGACGGTTATGTCGTTGATTACGGCACAGAACCGGGCCAGAAGGAAGCCTATTTCACCCTGCGTGATGTGCGGCGGACGCTGGCGCGGGCCGCGCCCGGCGCCGGCCCGGAGGGGGCGATCTACGCCGGACTCGAACGGCTGACGGCGGCCCTGATCGGCCGCGACTGGTCGGGCGACGGCGGCGCGGCGCTGACGATTGACAGATTGCTGATCGACGCCAATTGGGGCGAGACCACCGACCTGGTAAAACGCTTCTGCCGGCAGTGCGCGCATCCGGGCGTGGTGATGCCCTCGCACGGGCGCTTCGTCGGGGCGTCATCAGTCCCGTTCCACGAATACACGCTGCGGCCAGGCGAGAAAGCGGGCGAAAACTGGCGAATTCCGCCGCCGAAGGTGCGCGGAATCGCGCGGCACGTCGCCTTTGACGCGAACTACTGGAAAACGATGGTCCACCGGCGGCTGCGGACGGCGCTGGGCGATCGCGGCTGCCTGTCGCTGTGGGGAACGCAGCCCGAGCGGCACCGCATGTTCGCCGAGCACGTGACGGCCGAGACGCCGGTGCGCGTCAGCGGCCGCGGCCGGACGGTCGAGGAATGGAAGCAGCGACCGGGCGCCGACAATCACCTGTTCGACTGCCTGGTCGGCTGCGCGGTCGCGGCGTCGATGGAGGGCATCGCGCTGCGCGAGATCGGTGACGAGCGGCCGCAGAAGCAGCCGCGAAGCTGGGCGGCGCTGCAGCAGGCCGCCCGGCGGCGCAGGGAGGCGCCGGCATGA